A window of Lentibacillus sp. Marseille-P4043 contains these coding sequences:
- a CDS encoding bifunctional 3-deoxy-7-phosphoheptulonate synthase/chorismate mutase, translated as MNEMEQLRIQMDNVNLKLLELINQRAELVQQIGDIKNKQSMIRFDPVRERDMLNHLVDHNEGPFENSTVEHIFKEIFKASLELQEDDHRKALLVSRKKKPDDTVIDIKGEKIGDGQTHFVFGPCAVESYEQVAHVAEAVKKRGVKLLRGGAFKPRTSPYDFQGLGVEGLKILKRVADEYDLAVVSEIVNPAHIEAAVDYVDVIQIGARNMQNFELLKAAGDVDKPVLLKRGMSATISEFINAAEYIISRGNGNIILCERGIRTYEKATRNTLDISAVPILKQETHLPVMVDVTHSTGRRDLLLPTAKAALAIGADGVMAEVHPDPAVALSDSAQQMDIPMFETFMNELEKHIKTSTHS; from the coding sequence ATGAATGAAATGGAACAATTACGTATTCAAATGGACAACGTAAACCTTAAGTTGTTAGAACTTATTAATCAGCGTGCAGAGCTGGTGCAGCAAATTGGTGATATAAAGAATAAGCAGAGCATGATACGATTTGATCCGGTACGTGAGCGGGATATGCTGAATCATCTTGTCGATCATAATGAAGGCCCATTTGAAAATTCTACAGTAGAGCATATTTTCAAGGAGATTTTTAAGGCAAGTCTGGAATTACAAGAAGATGACCATCGTAAGGCATTGCTTGTTTCAAGGAAAAAGAAACCGGATGATACTGTCATCGACATTAAAGGGGAGAAGATTGGTGATGGGCAAACCCATTTTGTTTTCGGTCCCTGTGCCGTAGAAAGCTACGAACAAGTTGCACATGTAGCAGAAGCGGTGAAAAAACGAGGAGTTAAGTTATTGCGTGGTGGTGCTTTTAAACCGAGAACATCCCCATATGATTTCCAAGGGCTCGGTGTTGAAGGGTTGAAGATTTTAAAACGGGTGGCGGACGAATACGATTTGGCAGTTGTAAGTGAGATCGTTAATCCTGCACATATCGAAGCTGCTGTTGATTATGTTGATGTTATTCAAATCGGCGCTCGTAATATGCAAAACTTTGAATTACTGAAGGCGGCTGGTGATGTTGATAAACCAGTATTACTGAAACGGGGGATGTCAGCAACGATATCTGAATTTATCAATGCTGCAGAATATATTATTTCTCGTGGAAACGGAAATATTATCCTTTGTGAACGCGGCATACGAACATATGAGAAAGCTACACGGAATACCCTTGACATTTCGGCAGTGCCAATTTTGAAACAAGAAACACACTTGCCTGTTATGGTTGATGTGACACACTCAACAGGCCGCAGGGATCTGTTACTGCCAACAGCAAAAGCCGCTTTAGCGATTGGAGCGGACGGGGTAATGGCTGAAGTGCATCCAGATCCTGCTGTAGCATTATCAGATTCAGCGCAGCAAATGGATATACCAATGTTCGAAACGTTTATGAATGAGTTGGAAAAGCATATAAAAACTTCTACCCATTCTTAG
- the ccpA gene encoding catabolite control protein A, giving the protein MNITIYDVAREANVSMATVSRVVNGNPNVKPVTRKKVLATIERLGYRPNAVARGLASKKTTTVGAIIPDISSIFFAELARGIEDIATMYKYNIILSNSDQNKDKELQLINTMLEKQVDGILFMGGNITEEHVNQFKTSSVPVVLAATYDETETIPSVNIDYEVAAFEATKFLIEQGHKHPAFVSGQDGTNINQQKYEGFRRALKESGIEFNDNYMVKGDYSYDSGIEAIEQLLALSEQPTAIFVASDEMALGVIHGAQDKGYHVPEDLEVFGFDNTRLATMVRPTLSTIVQPMYDIGAVAMRLLTKYMNKEEVTEKKVVLPHRIIERDSTKQK; this is encoded by the coding sequence ATGAATATAACAATATATGATGTGGCAAGGGAAGCGAATGTTTCCATGGCAACTGTATCACGAGTTGTCAATGGAAACCCAAATGTAAAACCAGTAACACGAAAAAAAGTATTGGCAACAATTGAACGGTTAGGGTATCGCCCGAACGCTGTTGCCCGTGGATTGGCAAGCAAAAAAACAACGACAGTGGGAGCAATAATTCCAGATATATCAAGTATTTTCTTCGCTGAATTAGCTAGGGGAATTGAAGACATTGCAACGATGTATAAGTACAACATCATTTTAAGCAATTCCGACCAAAATAAAGATAAGGAATTGCAACTGATCAATACAATGCTTGAAAAACAGGTTGATGGTATTTTGTTTATGGGTGGTAATATTACGGAAGAACATGTCAATCAATTTAAAACGTCTTCTGTTCCGGTCGTCCTAGCAGCAACATATGACGAAACGGAGACAATACCATCTGTAAATATTGATTATGAAGTTGCCGCTTTTGAAGCAACAAAGTTTTTAATCGAGCAAGGCCATAAACATCCTGCTTTTGTTTCCGGTCAAGATGGAACAAATATTAATCAGCAAAAATATGAAGGCTTCAGAAGAGCGTTGAAGGAGTCTGGAATCGAATTCAACGACAACTATATGGTAAAGGGTGATTATTCCTATGATTCAGGGATAGAAGCTATAGAGCAGCTTTTGGCACTTTCTGAACAGCCAACTGCTATCTTTGTAGCCTCTGATGAAATGGCATTAGGTGTTATCCATGGTGCACAGGATAAAGGTTATCATGTACCAGAGGATCTTGAAGTTTTTGGATTTGATAATACAAGACTTGCAACAATGGTACGTCCAACACTATCAACTATCGTACAACCAATGTATGATATTGGAGCCGTTGCAATGCGACTATTGACAAAATACATGAACAAAGAAGAAGTAACCGAGAAAAAAGTTGTTTTACCACATCGAATTATCGAAAGAGACTCAACAAAACAAAAATAA